The following coding sequences are from one Myxococcales bacterium window:
- a CDS encoding DUF3783 domain-containing protein: MAEAGFRKVERDRERRFGSPGILLAGYTAAEAAAIRALLDRIGAAAVPLVACSAALLERTVADALTAVDPGEPAGPGQLPRVLLMSGLTGEEFHRLMDEFGETGMPRPIFAAATPTNLQFTVKQLLIELLREQRAMAETRAAPRREE, translated from the coding sequence ATGGCCGAGGCGGGTTTTCGTAAGGTGGAACGCGATCGGGAACGGCGGTTCGGGTCGCCCGGAATTCTGTTGGCCGGTTATACGGCGGCCGAAGCGGCCGCGATCCGCGCTTTGTTGGATCGGATCGGCGCCGCCGCCGTGCCGCTGGTCGCCTGCTCGGCGGCGTTGCTGGAACGGACGGTCGCGGACGCGTTGACGGCCGTCGACCCCGGCGAGCCGGCGGGCCCGGGCCAGTTGCCGCGGGTTTTGTTGATGTCCGGCCTGACGGGCGAGGAATTTCACCGCCTGATGGACGAGTTCGGCGAAACCGGAATGCCGCGTCCGATTTTCGCCGCCGCCACGCCGACCAACCTGCAGTTCACGGTCAAACAATTGCTGATCGAGCTGCTGCGCGAACAACGGGCCATGGCCGAAACGCGCGCCGCGCCCCGCCGCGAAGAGTGA